In a genomic window of Thermoproteus tenax Kra 1:
- a CDS encoding acyl-CoA thioesterase — translation MRRSIADTKVEVTRLIAPHHVNPLGTLYGGYMLHWLVDAGSIVATDLAEANVALGYLDRMHFVEPIRVGDIVKFRSWVVYVRRSSITVLVESYVKRGDKMPLATIARMIFVKLGEDGRPEPVGAEVYAQSEWERLLLSHFSEWRNSMEHLLREERPAGDLPTLGHLLVMPEDTIYGNIMYGGKLLYYLDQLAAIAAMNFKPNIYVTASVNSINFRRPILVGDVIEVQADVDYVGRTSLEVAFKVYAKGTRGRRYVAGGYMTFVNMTGGRPTPLGEELIKDPDALRRKEIGVAEAKALRAVYYSEEEPAYAAMLRRS, via the coding sequence ATGAGGCGCTCCATAGCAGACACAAAGGTTGAAGTAACTAGGCTGATCGCGCCGCACCATGTGAACCCATTGGGGACTCTCTACGGAGGATATATGCTACATTGGCTCGTCGATGCGGGGTCTATTGTGGCGACAGACCTGGCTGAGGCCAATGTGGCTCTAGGCTACCTCGACAGAATGCACTTCGTAGAGCCCATACGCGTCGGCGATATTGTGAAGTTCAGGTCTTGGGTCGTCTACGTAAGAAGAAGCAGTATAACTGTTCTAGTAGAGTCCTACGTCAAGAGGGGAGATAAAATGCCCTTGGCGACTATTGCGCGTATGATCTTCGTGAAGCTTGGTGAGGACGGAAGGCCTGAGCCCGTCGGAGCTGAGGTCTATGCGCAAAGCGAGTGGGAGCGCCTCCTCTTGAGCCACTTCTCGGAATGGAGGAACTCAATGGAGCACTTGTTGAGGGAGGAGAGGCCGGCGGGCGATCTGCCAACTCTCGGCCACCTATTGGTGATGCCTGAAGATACAATCTACGGCAATATCATGTACGGCGGAAAGCTGCTCTATTACTTAGATCAGCTGGCGGCCATAGCCGCCATGAACTTTAAGCCGAATATATACGTCACAGCGAGCGTCAACTCCATCAACTTCAGAAGGCCGATCCTGGTAGGTGATGTAATCGAGGTGCAAGCCGATGTGGACTACGTGGGCCGGACGAGCCTTGAGGTCGCCTTTAAGGTCTACGCCAAGGGAACTAGAGGAAGACGCTATGTGGCCGGAGGATATATGACCTTTGTAAATATGACGGGCGGCAGGCCGACCCCCCTGGGCGAGGAGCTAATAAAAGATCCCGACGCCCTGAGGAGGAAGGAGATCGGTGTTGCGGAGGCGAAGGCCCTTAGGGCAGTGTACTACTCTGAAGAGGAGCCTGCGTATGCCGCTATGCTTCGAAGGTCTTGA
- the deoC gene encoding deoxyribose-phosphate aldolase — translation MEIKSAEDLAKLIDHTILNPAATPSDVERYCREVLTYGFWGVMVNPAYVSLAKSIIGSRAKVMSVVGFPFGATRTSVKLAEAEAAIEDGADELDMVMNIGAFKAGLYELVERDIRALAALARDYGVILKVIIETGYLTQEEIVHASKIVVKSGAHFVKTNTGYGPRGVSVEDVKLIKRAVGDSVGIKAAGGIRNARQALSLIEAGATRIGSSHGVDIIKTFEA, via the coding sequence ATGGAGATAAAGAGTGCCGAAGATCTGGCCAAGTTGATAGATCACACAATACTTAACCCCGCCGCCACGCCGTCCGACGTAGAGAGATATTGCAGAGAGGTCCTCACCTACGGCTTCTGGGGCGTGATGGTCAACCCGGCGTATGTATCCTTGGCCAAGTCCATCATAGGTAGTAGGGCCAAAGTCATGTCGGTAGTCGGTTTCCCCTTCGGCGCAACAAGGACCTCAGTCAAATTGGCTGAGGCGGAGGCCGCTATAGAGGACGGAGCTGACGAGCTCGACATGGTGATGAACATAGGTGCATTCAAGGCGGGCCTCTACGAGTTAGTTGAAAGAGATATAAGAGCTCTGGCCGCTCTGGCGCGCGACTACGGGGTGATCCTCAAGGTGATAATAGAGACCGGGTATCTCACTCAAGAGGAGATCGTCCACGCGTCCAAGATCGTCGTCAAGAGCGGCGCGCACTTTGTAAAGACGAACACAGGGTACGGCCCCAGAGGCGTCTCCGTCGAGGACGTCAAACTGATCAAGAGGGCTGTTGGCGACAGCGTGGGCATCAAGGCGGCTGGAGGCATTAGAAACGCCAGACAAGCCCTCTCGTTGATAGAGGCGGGCGCCACGCGTATAGGCTCGAGCCACGGAGTGGACATTATCAAGACCTTCGAAGCATAG
- a CDS encoding signal recognition particle protein Srp54, which yields MRPLAELFSKLIDKIRGIDYLDEQVLTEITRELQRSLLKADVPLDLIKSFTDRAVQRMKEERPPPGIPLKDYVIYIIYDELVRLLGGEAEVNVGIPKRPYVIMLLGVEGSGKTTTAAKIALFYLKRGVKPGLIETDTIRPAAYDQLRQLAEKIGVPFYGEREGRDAVEIAKRGLASLKNVDLVIVDTAGRHRNEQALLEEVRAIYEAVKPDEVMLVVDATVGRQAAAQAEAFMKYVPVHSVAITKMDSTARGGGALAAVAKTGARVKFIGVGEGVDELELFNARKFVARVLGMGDLESLVERVKAVLEEEKILEDLESGRMDLLSFKKQLDALLKLGPLSKIMELLPGTLASKISEEQIELSQKNLKKWRAILSSMTKEELKDPSILNASRIRRIAIGAGVTPKDVKDMLRAYEAMKRMSKALRRQYRLASRRGGIPQP from the coding sequence GTGAGACCTCTGGCCGAGCTGTTCTCCAAGCTGATAGATAAAATTAGAGGAATAGATTACCTCGACGAGCAAGTCCTCACAGAGATAACTAGAGAGCTCCAGAGGTCCCTCTTGAAGGCGGATGTGCCCCTTGATTTAATCAAGTCTTTCACAGACAGAGCAGTACAACGGATGAAGGAGGAGAGACCTCCGCCGGGGATACCTCTGAAGGACTACGTCATCTACATAATATACGACGAGCTAGTCCGACTTTTGGGAGGGGAGGCTGAGGTCAATGTGGGTATCCCCAAGAGACCCTACGTAATAATGCTCTTGGGCGTTGAGGGTAGCGGAAAGACTACGACGGCCGCCAAAATAGCCCTCTTTTACCTCAAGAGGGGCGTCAAGCCAGGCTTGATCGAGACGGACACAATAAGGCCGGCGGCCTACGATCAACTGAGGCAGTTGGCCGAAAAGATAGGCGTTCCCTTCTATGGCGAAAGGGAGGGCAGAGACGCGGTGGAGATAGCCAAGAGGGGGCTCGCGTCTCTGAAGAACGTCGACTTGGTAATTGTGGACACCGCGGGGCGCCATAGGAACGAGCAGGCCCTACTGGAGGAGGTGAGGGCCATCTACGAGGCGGTAAAGCCCGATGAGGTGATGTTGGTCGTCGACGCCACAGTCGGCAGACAAGCCGCCGCCCAAGCTGAGGCCTTTATGAAATATGTCCCCGTCCACAGCGTCGCCATCACCAAGATGGACAGCACCGCCAGAGGCGGCGGGGCGCTTGCAGCTGTGGCTAAGACGGGGGCTAGAGTGAAGTTCATAGGCGTGGGCGAGGGCGTCGATGAGCTTGAGCTATTCAATGCCAGAAAGTTTGTCGCAAGAGTGCTCGGCATGGGGGACCTCGAGAGTCTCGTCGAGCGCGTCAAAGCGGTCCTGGAGGAGGAGAAAATCCTGGAAGACCTCGAGAGCGGCCGAATGGACTTATTGAGTTTCAAGAAACAATTGGACGCACTGCTCAAGTTGGGCCCATTGAGCAAAATAATGGAGCTTCTGCCGGGGACCCTCGCCTCTAAAATAAGCGAGGAGCAGATAGAGCTCTCTCAGAAGAACTTAAAGAAATGGCGAGCCATCTTGAGCTCGATGACCAAAGAGGAGTTGAAGGATCCGAGCATCTTAAACGCGTCGCGAATAAGGAGGATAGCTATTGGCGCCGGGGTGACTCCCAAAGATGTAAAAGATATGTTGAGGGCTTATGAGGCCATGAAGAGGATGTCTAAGGCCTTGAGGCGCCAGTATAGGCTTGCGTCAAGAAGAGGGGGCATTCCTCAGCCGTAG
- a CDS encoding tRNA pseudouridine(54/55) synthase Pus10, with the protein MDPVEKAREALRAYPLCDSCLGRLFASMGHGIENKERGRALKTVLHMRLIYEYRYGSDVVEDLRALARVHQPTRRYLRANGIAVEEASCYICGGIMEDVEKYSEGVMKALEGLEINTFQIGSNIPKEVLDREREVIARLGLETAESIKHEVNRRIGRLVGERLGKPADKERPDVVATVDLTTGEVKVVQNPLLLYTSYIKLSRSVSQGKLVPGARKTIEEIIDHVRERFGGTALVLHAAGREDVDVRMLGNGRPAIIEVKKPRRYSGDLSGLRAAELILAPLKPATRNDVRELKAKSKTNIKVYRALALSDKPLTAGDLEKLKELEGVVVVQRTPRRIKRLSPRAKRRRMVYNVVGRLITNRVLELFVRCQGGLYVKEFINGDEGRTTPSVAEALGAKLDVVELDVLEVE; encoded by the coding sequence AGAGGCGTTGCGGGCATACCCGTTGTGCGACTCATGTCTGGGGAGGTTGTTTGCGTCGATGGGACACGGCATAGAGAACAAGGAGAGGGGGAGGGCTCTGAAGACTGTGCTCCACATGCGCCTCATCTATGAGTATAGATATGGGTCCGACGTCGTGGAGGACCTGCGGGCTCTCGCGCGAGTCCACCAACCCACTCGTCGCTATTTGAGGGCGAACGGTATAGCCGTCGAGGAGGCCTCGTGCTATATATGCGGTGGCATAATGGAGGATGTAGAGAAATACTCAGAGGGAGTCATGAAGGCGCTGGAGGGCCTGGAGATCAACACGTTCCAAATCGGCTCCAATATTCCCAAGGAGGTCCTAGATAGGGAGAGGGAGGTGATAGCCAGATTGGGCCTGGAGACTGCAGAGTCTATAAAACACGAGGTCAATCGAAGGATAGGGCGCCTGGTCGGAGAGAGGCTCGGGAAGCCCGCCGACAAGGAGAGGCCAGACGTAGTGGCCACTGTGGATCTCACAACGGGCGAAGTGAAAGTGGTGCAAAACCCCCTTCTCCTATATACCTCGTACATAAAGTTGAGCAGATCGGTGTCTCAAGGCAAGCTAGTGCCGGGGGCTAGGAAGACCATAGAGGAGATAATAGACCATGTCAGAGAGAGATTCGGGGGCACCGCCTTAGTGCTCCACGCGGCCGGGAGAGAGGACGTAGACGTCCGTATGTTGGGGAACGGCCGCCCGGCGATCATAGAGGTGAAGAAGCCTAGGAGATACTCCGGCGATCTGTCCGGACTAAGAGCGGCGGAGCTAATATTGGCCCCGCTGAAGCCGGCGACTAGGAACGACGTAAGGGAATTGAAAGCAAAATCGAAGACCAATATCAAAGTCTACAGAGCCCTCGCCCTCTCCGACAAGCCGTTAACTGCCGGCGACCTTGAGAAATTGAAAGAGCTAGAGGGCGTCGTCGTAGTCCAGAGGACTCCGAGGAGGATCAAAAGGCTTAGCCCTAGGGCCAAGAGGAGGAGAATGGTCTATAACGTCGTAGGCCGCCTGATCACCAACCGCGTACTGGAGCTCTTCGTGAGGTGCCAGGGCGGTCTCTACGTCAAGGAGTTCATCAACGGAGATGAGGGCAGGACCACTCCCAGCGTCGCCGAAGCTCTAGGCGCCAAGCTCGATGTAGTGGAGCTAGATGTGCTCGAGGTTGAATAG